A section of the Macadamia integrifolia cultivar HAES 741 chromosome 9, SCU_Mint_v3, whole genome shotgun sequence genome encodes:
- the LOC122089929 gene encoding pollen-specific protein C13-like encodes MGSDSEIGARFVNSLKSYLSRWGVGDFWVQRLVWNARTGKHFKVAYHINGVTDATGTCRITVADDHEELCESVLISSPQTNCTAKTLGRDRSRVILTNNNGIISNIRHDNAMGFTKDSALWLDPTPQAILGT; translated from the exons ATGGGATCTGATTCTGAAATAGGTGCCCGTTTTGTTAATTCCTTGAAGAGCTATCTTTCGAGATGGGGTGTTGGAGATTTTTGG GTGCAAAGGTTAGTGTGGAATGCAAGGACAGGGAAACATTTTAAGGTCGCGTACCACATCAATGGTGTGACAGATGCAACTGGAACTTGCAGGATCACAGTTGCAGATGATCACGAGGAGCTCTGTGAGTCGGTTCTCATTAGTAGCCCTCAGACCAACTGCACAGCCAAGACACTAGGGCGTGACAGGTCTCGTGTCATCCTCACCAACAACAATGGAATCATCTCCAACATCCGTCACGACAACGCCATGGGATTCACGAAGGATTCTGCTCTCTGGTTGGACCCAACTCCTCAAGCAATACTAGGAACGTGA